The following are from one region of the Streptomyces rubrogriseus genome:
- the rhaS gene encoding rhamnose ABC transporter substrate-binding protein, with protein MHKTPARRASVLVAAVSSLSLLTAGCGDGDGPADDDTATNAKNAEASPNAPTKTGLTVGFLPKQVNTPYFAVADRGGERAVKSLGSTFKEVGTDQGADASGQVSHINGLTEQKADAIAVSALDPDALCDALKKAMAEGVKVVTYDSDTKPECRYAFVSPASAEDIAVRQLELLGEQTGYRGDIAILSAAQTATNQNAWISSIKRELEDPRYKEMRLVDVVYGDDEAEKSYQKAEELLREHGKLKGIISPTTNGIKAAAKYLSQSEYKGEVKLTGLGAPNDMRPYIKDGTVEAFLLWDPAKLGELAGHAAVALASGQITGREGQMFLAGDMGWFQLTGNGVITLGEPTVFDAGNIDDYDF; from the coding sequence ATGCACAAGACCCCCGCACGCCGTGCCTCCGTACTCGTCGCCGCCGTGTCCTCCCTCAGTCTGCTCACCGCCGGATGCGGCGACGGCGACGGCCCCGCGGACGACGACACGGCGACGAACGCCAAGAACGCCGAGGCCTCCCCCAACGCGCCCACCAAGACGGGTCTGACCGTCGGCTTCCTTCCCAAGCAGGTCAACACCCCGTACTTCGCGGTCGCCGACCGGGGCGGGGAGCGCGCCGTCAAGTCACTGGGGTCGACCTTCAAGGAGGTGGGCACGGACCAGGGCGCCGACGCCTCCGGGCAGGTGTCGCACATCAACGGCCTCACCGAGCAGAAGGCCGACGCGATCGCCGTCTCGGCGCTGGACCCCGACGCGCTGTGCGACGCCCTCAAGAAGGCCATGGCAGAGGGCGTCAAGGTCGTCACGTACGACTCCGACACGAAGCCGGAGTGCCGCTACGCCTTCGTCTCCCCCGCGAGCGCCGAGGACATCGCCGTACGGCAGCTGGAACTGCTCGGCGAGCAGACCGGCTACCGGGGCGACATCGCGATCCTGTCCGCCGCCCAGACGGCGACCAACCAGAACGCCTGGATCAGCAGCATCAAGAGGGAGCTGGAGGATCCGCGGTACAAGGAGATGCGGCTGGTGGACGTCGTCTACGGCGACGACGAGGCCGAGAAGTCGTACCAGAAAGCCGAGGAACTGCTCCGGGAGCACGGGAAGCTGAAGGGGATCATCTCCCCCACCACCAACGGGATCAAGGCGGCCGCGAAGTACCTGTCCCAGTCGGAGTACAAGGGCGAGGTGAAGCTCACCGGGCTCGGCGCCCCCAACGACATGCGTCCCTACATCAAGGACGGCACGGTGGAGGCGTTCCTGCTGTGGGACCCGGCCAAGCTCGGCGAGCTGGCCGGTCACGCCGCGGTGGCCCTCGCCTCCGGGCAGATCACCGGCCGGGAGGGGCAGATGTTCCTGGCCGGGGACATGGGCTGGTTCCAGCTCACCGGGAACGGGGTCATCACCCTCGGCGAGCCGACGGTCTTCGACGCCGGGAACATCGACGACTACGACTTCTGA
- a CDS encoding MFS transporter, with product MLLGSVLNPINSTIIAVALVPIGRALGAPATQTAWLVSALYLATSLGQPVVGRLIDVFGPRRLFLLSTGLVGVAGVVGALAPGLGVLIGARVLLGFGTCAGYPAAMALVRSEAERTGRDSPGGVLTALAVANQTVAVVGPLLGGLLIAVGGWRATFALNVPLALAAVLLGLLRLPKAKSPEAKPTAQSMAKSMAQAAGGPTPRGNLAARLDLPGMGLFAAMLVALLLFLMNPHLRDWYLLALAAAAGAAFAVRELRAATPFIDLRVLGGNVPLLATYGRALVAYVVSYSFLYGFTQWTEEGFGLSPFHAGLAQIPMFLLAIGVSIVSGRSTSVRGKLLLGAVGQITACLVILVLGGDSPLWMLLLVALIFGVPQGLNNLALQNSVYFQTDPERTASSAGLLRTFAYIGSMVASSATAASFGQHADTGGLHRLAWVMLGAGLLYLLLTLFDRTLGRASGTGTRASL from the coding sequence ATGCTGCTCGGTTCGGTGCTCAACCCGATCAACTCGACGATCATCGCGGTCGCCCTCGTCCCGATCGGCAGAGCGCTCGGCGCACCGGCCACGCAGACCGCCTGGCTCGTCTCCGCGCTCTATCTGGCCACGTCGCTCGGTCAGCCGGTCGTCGGCAGGCTCATCGACGTCTTCGGGCCGCGCCGGCTCTTCCTCCTCAGTACCGGCCTCGTCGGCGTCGCCGGTGTCGTGGGCGCACTGGCTCCCGGCCTGGGAGTGCTGATCGGCGCGCGGGTCCTGCTCGGGTTCGGCACCTGCGCCGGCTATCCCGCCGCGATGGCCCTGGTGCGCAGCGAGGCCGAGCGCACCGGACGGGACAGCCCCGGCGGGGTGCTCACCGCGCTGGCCGTGGCCAACCAGACCGTCGCAGTCGTCGGCCCGCTGCTGGGCGGCCTGCTGATCGCGGTGGGCGGCTGGCGCGCCACCTTCGCGCTGAACGTGCCCCTGGCCCTCGCGGCCGTACTGCTGGGGCTGCTGCGGCTGCCCAAGGCGAAGAGCCCCGAGGCGAAGCCCACGGCGCAGTCCATGGCGAAGTCCATGGCGCAAGCCGCGGGTGGACCCACACCGCGCGGGAACCTGGCCGCCCGGCTCGATCTGCCCGGCATGGGACTGTTCGCCGCGATGCTCGTCGCGCTGCTGCTCTTCCTGATGAACCCGCACCTGCGCGACTGGTACCTGCTCGCGCTCGCCGCCGCCGCGGGAGCGGCGTTCGCGGTACGGGAACTGCGGGCGGCCACGCCCTTCATAGACCTGCGGGTGCTCGGCGGCAACGTCCCGCTCCTGGCCACCTACGGGCGGGCGCTCGTCGCCTACGTCGTCTCGTACTCCTTCCTCTACGGCTTCACCCAGTGGACCGAGGAGGGCTTCGGGCTGAGCCCCTTCCACGCCGGCCTGGCGCAGATCCCCATGTTCCTGCTGGCGATAGGGGTGTCCATCGTCTCGGGGCGCAGCACGAGCGTCCGGGGGAAGCTGCTGCTCGGCGCGGTCGGGCAGATCACCGCGTGCCTGGTGATCCTGGTGCTGGGCGGGGACAGCCCGCTGTGGATGCTGCTGCTGGTCGCCCTGATCTTCGGCGTCCCGCAGGGGCTGAACAATCTGGCCCTGCAGAACTCCGTCTACTTCCAGACCGATCCGGAGCGCACCGCCTCCTCCGCCGGGCTGCTGCGCACCTTCGCCTACATCGGCTCGATGGTCGCCTCCTCCGCGACCGCGGCCTCCTTCGGGCAGCACGCCGACACCGGCGGCCTGCACCGGCTGGCCTGGGTCATGCTCGGTGCCGGCCTGCTCTACCTGCTGCTCACCCTCTTCGACCGCACACTCGGCCGAGCGTCGGGGACGGGCACGCGGGCCTCGCTCTGA
- a CDS encoding MarR family winged helix-turn-helix transcriptional regulator: protein MSENESPSPSAVQASREVRAVISRLRRRILKASEVEDLTLGQSSVLARLSDQGSVTASELAAIEGVRHQSMTATVTALASMGLVERRPDPDDGRRLLITLTPEGVRRVEEGRQVRTEWLAERLQDRCTEEERRTVIAAMAVLERLNRD, encoded by the coding sequence ATGAGCGAGAACGAGAGTCCTTCACCGTCGGCGGTCCAGGCCTCGCGGGAGGTCCGCGCGGTCATCAGCCGGTTGCGCCGACGCATCCTCAAGGCCTCCGAGGTCGAGGACCTCACCCTCGGCCAGTCCTCGGTGCTGGCCCGGCTGTCCGACCAGGGGAGCGTCACGGCCAGCGAACTCGCCGCGATCGAAGGGGTCAGACACCAGTCGATGACGGCGACGGTCACCGCACTCGCCTCCATGGGGCTGGTCGAGCGGCGCCCCGACCCGGACGACGGGCGGCGCCTGCTGATCACGCTGACCCCCGAGGGCGTCCGCCGCGTGGAGGAAGGGCGGCAGGTACGCACGGAATGGCTCGCCGAGCGGTTGCAGGACAGGTGCACCGAGGAGGAACGGCGCACCGTGATCGCGGCCATGGCCGTACTGGAGCGATTGAACCGTGACTGA
- a CDS encoding ribosomal maturation YjgA family protein, which yields MVSSSRARVTVRDDPRRTRSVAAASAASIVGAGLALRAVAAGEVAKYGGDALYTLLLFALVFVAAPRTAPAKAAALALAVSWGVEFLQLSDVPAHLARESTAARLVLGSTFNAPDLFWYAVGAVTGLLAVRRA from the coding sequence ATGGTTTCCTCTTCCCGGGCCCGCGTCACCGTGCGGGACGATCCGAGGCGGACACGGTCGGTGGCGGCGGCGTCCGCGGCGTCGATCGTCGGCGCCGGACTGGCGCTGAGGGCCGTGGCGGCGGGTGAGGTGGCCAAGTACGGCGGAGACGCGCTGTACACCCTGCTGCTGTTCGCCCTCGTGTTCGTGGCGGCGCCGAGGACGGCACCGGCGAAGGCCGCCGCCCTGGCCCTGGCGGTGAGTTGGGGGGTGGAGTTCCTCCAGCTCAGCGACGTGCCGGCGCACCTCGCCCGGGAGAGTACGGCGGCCCGTCTGGTGCTGGGTTCCACCTTCAACGCACCGGATCTGTTCTGGTACGCGGTGGGCGCGGTGACCGGCCTGCTGGCCGTCAGACGAGCGTGA
- a CDS encoding 5-oxoprolinase subunit C family protein yields the protein MTTRLTTVRAGALTTVQDAGRPGHAHLGVPRSGALDAPAMRLANRLLGNDPDTAVLETTLTGCALRPDRDVAAVVGGAPCAVTVDGRPAAWGAPVRVPASSVLDVGAVTGGVRSYVAVAGGIAAEPVLGSRSTDLLSGLGPAPLRDGDVLAVGAPARPAPPPVAAPWPGPPAELVLPVRPGPRADWFTPAALRTLTSAAYRVSPHSNRIGLRTEGPPLQRLSTGELPSEGMVLGAVQVPPDGRPVIFLHDHPTTGGYPVVAVVPESALAAAAQAVAGTPVRFTLV from the coding sequence ATGACCACCAGACTCACGACGGTGCGCGCCGGGGCGCTCACGACGGTGCAGGACGCGGGCCGACCCGGCCACGCCCACCTGGGCGTGCCCCGCTCCGGTGCGCTGGACGCGCCCGCGATGCGGCTCGCCAACCGCCTCCTCGGCAACGACCCGGACACGGCCGTCCTGGAGACGACGCTCACCGGCTGCGCCCTGCGTCCCGACCGGGACGTCGCCGCCGTGGTCGGCGGGGCGCCCTGCGCGGTGACGGTCGACGGCAGGCCGGCCGCCTGGGGCGCCCCGGTGCGGGTGCCAGCTAGCTCGGTCCTGGACGTGGGGGCCGTGACCGGGGGCGTCCGCTCGTACGTGGCCGTCGCGGGCGGCATCGCCGCCGAGCCCGTCCTGGGCAGCCGTTCGACGGATCTGCTGTCCGGGCTTGGCCCGGCGCCCCTGCGGGACGGGGACGTCCTGGCGGTCGGCGCCCCCGCGCGGCCCGCGCCGCCGCCGGTCGCCGCTCCCTGGCCGGGACCGCCGGCCGAGCTGGTCCTGCCGGTACGCCCCGGCCCGCGCGCCGACTGGTTCACGCCGGCCGCGCTGCGCACGCTCACCTCGGCCGCCTACCGCGTCTCCCCGCACAGCAACCGCATCGGCCTGCGCACCGAGGGCCCGCCGCTCCAGCGCCTGTCGACGGGCGAACTGCCCAGCGAGGGCATGGTCCTGGGCGCCGTGCAGGTCCCGCCGGACGGCCGCCCGGTGATCTTCCTGCACGACCACCCGACGACGGGGGGCTACCCGGTCGTCGCGGTCGTCCCGGAATCGGCTCTGGCCGCGGCCGCCCAGGCCGTGGCCGGAACTCCGGTGCGCTTCACGCTCGTCTGA
- a CDS encoding 5-oxoprolinase subunit B family protein, which produces MTDGRPLTARPAGRHALLVELRDAEHTAAFHAEVLRRRAAGTLPPVTEVVPGARTVLLDGVPDPDALARLIADWQVPPVADDTGAVVEIPVRYDGPDLADVAALWGVGPDEVGALHRSYTYRVAFCGFAPGFGYLTGLPPRLHVPRRSTPRTRVPAGAVALAGPYSAVYPRATPGGWQLIGTMPDPRPLWDPARERAALLTPGTRVRFVTADGATADGTGPGPGSGTGDDPAAGTSPEAGA; this is translated from the coding sequence ATGACGGACGGACGGCCCCTCACGGCGCGCCCGGCGGGCCGCCACGCCCTCCTGGTGGAGTTGCGCGACGCCGAGCACACCGCGGCCTTCCACGCGGAGGTGCTGCGCCGTCGCGCCGCCGGGACCCTGCCGCCGGTCACCGAGGTCGTGCCGGGGGCGCGGACCGTCCTGCTGGACGGCGTGCCGGACCCGGACGCGCTGGCCCGCCTGATCGCCGACTGGCAGGTGCCGCCGGTCGCGGACGACACGGGCGCCGTGGTGGAGATACCCGTGCGCTACGACGGGCCGGACCTGGCCGACGTGGCGGCGCTGTGGGGCGTCGGGCCGGACGAGGTCGGTGCCCTCCACCGCTCGTACACCTACCGGGTCGCGTTCTGCGGCTTCGCCCCCGGGTTCGGCTATCTCACCGGACTGCCCCCTCGGCTGCACGTCCCCCGCCGGTCCACGCCCAGGACCCGTGTCCCGGCCGGCGCGGTGGCCCTCGCCGGTCCCTACAGCGCGGTCTACCCCCGCGCCACGCCGGGCGGGTGGCAGCTGATCGGCACCATGCCCGACCCACGGCCGCTGTGGGACCCGGCCCGGGAGCGGGCGGCGCTCCTCACGCCGGGGACTCGTGTGCGATTTGTCACGGCGGACGGCGCCACGGCGGACGGCACCGGTCCGGGCCCCGGTTCCGGGACCGGCGACGATCCGGCGGCCGGCACGAGCCCGGAGGCCGGGGCATGA
- a CDS encoding LamB/YcsF family protein — MIDLNADLGEGFGRWTLTDDDALLSVVTSANVACGFHAGDPSVMRRVCDLAAERGVRIGAQVSYRDLAGFGRRAMDVPADELAAEVAYQIGALRVFAEAAGAPVAYVKPHGALYNRTVHDEGQARAVVAGVRLAGGALPVLGLPGSRLLTAAAEAGLTGVPEAFADRAYTAAGSLVPRSEAGSVVTDEDAVVRRALAFAVEGSVEAVDGTAVAVAARSLCVHGDTPNAARIAARVREALETAGVGIGAFA, encoded by the coding sequence GTGATCGACCTCAACGCAGATCTCGGTGAAGGCTTCGGCCGCTGGACCCTCACCGACGACGACGCCCTGCTCTCCGTCGTCACCAGCGCCAACGTCGCGTGCGGCTTCCACGCGGGCGACCCCTCGGTGATGCGCCGCGTCTGCGACCTCGCCGCGGAGCGCGGGGTGCGGATCGGGGCGCAGGTGTCCTACCGCGACCTGGCGGGCTTCGGCCGGCGCGCCATGGACGTGCCCGCCGACGAGCTGGCGGCCGAGGTGGCGTACCAGATCGGCGCCCTCCGGGTGTTCGCCGAGGCCGCCGGCGCCCCGGTCGCCTACGTGAAGCCGCACGGCGCGCTCTACAACCGCACCGTCCACGACGAGGGCCAGGCCCGTGCCGTGGTGGCCGGGGTGCGGCTGGCCGGCGGCGCGCTGCCCGTGCTCGGCCTCCCGGGCTCGCGGCTGCTCACGGCCGCCGCGGAGGCGGGCCTCACCGGCGTCCCGGAGGCCTTCGCGGACCGTGCGTACACCGCGGCGGGCAGCTTGGTCCCCCGCAGCGAGGCGGGCTCGGTGGTGACGGACGAGGACGCGGTGGTGCGCCGCGCGCTGGCGTTCGCCGTGGAGGGCTCCGTCGAGGCCGTGGACGGTACGGCCGTCGCGGTCGCCGCCCGCTCCCTGTGCGTGCACGGCGACACCCCGAACGCCGCCCGGATCGCGGCCCGGGTGCGCGAGGCGCTGGAGACGGCCGGGGTGGGGATCGGGGCGTTCGCATGA
- a CDS encoding DUF969 domain-containing protein codes for MIVLLGVVVVILGFVTRRNPVLVVGVAGIVTGLLGKMNPLEVLAAFGRSFADSRSVTVYAIVLPVIGLLERYGLREQARNLIGRLGKLSAGRFLTVYLLVRQVTAAFGLNSIGGPAQTVRPLVAPMAEAAAERSTGAKLPDKLREKVRSYSASADTVGVFFGEDCFIAIGSILLITGFVNSTYHQDIEPTQLALWAIPLAVCAFLIHGARLLLMDKQLEREMAQAAAEHDLPLPEGADK; via the coding sequence ATGATCGTTCTCCTCGGTGTGGTCGTGGTGATCCTCGGATTCGTCACGCGCCGCAACCCCGTCCTCGTGGTGGGCGTCGCCGGTATCGTCACCGGACTGCTCGGCAAGATGAACCCGCTGGAGGTCCTCGCGGCCTTCGGCCGGTCCTTCGCCGACAGCCGCTCGGTCACCGTCTACGCCATCGTGCTCCCGGTGATCGGGCTGCTCGAGCGCTACGGCCTGCGCGAGCAGGCCCGCAACCTCATCGGCCGGCTGGGCAAGCTCAGCGCCGGCCGGTTCCTCACCGTCTACCTGCTGGTCCGGCAGGTCACCGCGGCCTTCGGCCTCAACAGCATCGGCGGCCCGGCACAGACCGTGCGGCCCCTGGTGGCACCGATGGCCGAGGCCGCCGCCGAACGCTCCACCGGGGCCAAGCTGCCCGACAAGCTGCGCGAGAAGGTGCGCTCCTACTCGGCCTCGGCCGACACCGTGGGCGTCTTCTTCGGCGAGGACTGCTTCATCGCGATCGGCTCCATCCTGCTGATCACCGGCTTCGTGAACTCCACGTACCACCAGGACATCGAGCCGACCCAGCTCGCCCTGTGGGCGATCCCGCTGGCCGTCTGCGCCTTCCTCATCCACGGCGCCCGGCTGCTGCTCATGGACAAGCAGCTCGAACGCGAGATGGCGCAGGCCGCCGCCGAACACGACCTGCCGCTTCCCGAGGGGGCCGACAAGTGA